One stretch of Serinicoccus hydrothermalis DNA includes these proteins:
- a CDS encoding flavodoxin family protein, with the protein MDAPRYDSLTALLVNCSLTPQEEASHTGRLLDAVDHLMTGAGVTVDRLHAVNHDIAPGVQPDMREHGWDSDEWPDLWPRVMAADILVLGTPLWLGEESSVCRTVIERLYAMSGELNDAGQSIFYGKVGGAVITGNEDGVKHASMSLLFALQHLGLVIPPQADCGWIGEIGPGPSYGDPREGQDPVGLDSDFTRQNATIMSWNLMHLAGMLRSAGGLPTYGNDRNALADGERFGYAAPGPVADAG; encoded by the coding sequence ATGGACGCACCCCGCTACGACTCGCTCACCGCGCTGCTCGTCAACTGCTCCCTGACCCCGCAGGAGGAGGCCTCGCACACCGGCCGGCTGCTCGATGCGGTCGACCACCTCATGACCGGCGCCGGGGTGACGGTGGACCGGCTGCACGCGGTGAACCACGACATCGCGCCGGGGGTGCAGCCGGACATGCGCGAGCACGGCTGGGACAGCGACGAGTGGCCCGACCTGTGGCCCCGGGTCATGGCCGCCGACATCCTCGTGCTGGGCACGCCGCTGTGGCTGGGCGAGGAGTCCTCGGTGTGCCGCACCGTCATCGAGCGGCTCTACGCCATGTCCGGCGAGCTCAACGACGCCGGCCAGTCGATCTTCTACGGCAAGGTGGGCGGTGCGGTCATCACGGGCAACGAGGACGGCGTCAAGCACGCCTCGATGTCCCTCCTCTTCGCCCTGCAGCACCTCGGGCTGGTGATCCCGCCCCAGGCCGACTGCGGCTGGATCGGGGAGATCGGGCCGGGACCCTCCTACGGCGACCCGCGCGAGGGTCAGGACCCGGTGGGCCTGGACAGCGACTTCACCCGGCAGAACGCCACCATCATGAGCTGGAACCTCATGCACCTCGCGGGGATGCTGCGCTCCGCCGGAGGGCTGCCGACCTACGGCAACGACCGCAACGCGCTGGCCGACGGCGAGCGCTTCGGGTATGCCGCGCCCGGGCCGGTGGCCGACGCAGGCTGA
- a CDS encoding thiamine pyrophosphate-dependent enzyme has protein sequence MTTVADLLIHRLADQGVRTVWGVVGDALNPITDAIRRSGRIDWVGVRHEEAGAFAASAQAQLSGTLGVCMGTVGPGSIHLLNGLYDAKKSHAPVLAICGQVPTSEMGTEMFQEVDNDVLFADVSVFTRTVTNAQHFPFLLEQAVNSALTARGVSVLTIPGDIGDLELPEDVEERSFARPQPRTVPAPDLVDEAVGLLDGAQRVTMLVGRGALDGREEVLALARKLRAPMVLTLKAKEQLEHDNPFDVGQSGLIGNPGAQLALETCDLLLMLGTDFPYRDWYPTGVTVVQVDDTGSHLGRRTPVDCALVGDAAATAKVLSGAVKAKGKKAGKHLSRARTVYEEWLEGQQRLARPDYDSKRFGILRKKVDNPDDQIRPEQVAAAVDAHAAADAVYTSDTGMSTVWLSRLVRLRAEQRLIGSYNLGSMANAMPQALGAQTLYPGRQVISFSGDGGLTMLLGDLMTAVTYELPIKVVVFNNGRLGMVKLEMEQAGLVEFGTRLDNPDLAAVARSMGWHAERVENPADVDAAVASVLDHDGPALLDAVTNPQEIAVPGKPSVDQAWGFAIAKIKETLVSDG, from the coding sequence ATGACCACCGTGGCCGACCTGCTCATCCACCGTCTCGCCGACCAGGGCGTGCGCACCGTCTGGGGGGTGGTCGGTGACGCGCTCAACCCCATCACCGACGCGATCCGCCGCAGCGGACGCATCGACTGGGTCGGGGTGCGCCACGAGGAGGCCGGCGCCTTCGCCGCGTCGGCCCAGGCCCAGCTGTCCGGCACCCTGGGCGTCTGCATGGGCACCGTGGGACCGGGCAGCATCCACCTGCTCAACGGCCTCTACGACGCGAAGAAGTCGCACGCGCCGGTGCTGGCGATCTGCGGGCAGGTGCCCACCTCCGAGATGGGCACCGAGATGTTCCAGGAGGTCGACAACGACGTCCTCTTCGCCGACGTCTCCGTCTTCACCCGGACCGTCACCAACGCGCAGCACTTCCCCTTCCTGCTGGAGCAGGCGGTGAACTCGGCGCTGACCGCTCGCGGCGTCTCGGTGCTGACGATCCCGGGTGACATCGGCGACCTCGAGCTGCCCGAGGACGTCGAGGAGCGCAGCTTCGCCCGCCCGCAGCCGCGCACCGTCCCCGCACCGGACCTGGTGGACGAGGCCGTCGGGCTGCTCGACGGGGCGCAGCGGGTGACGATGCTCGTCGGCCGCGGGGCGCTGGACGGACGGGAGGAGGTCCTGGCCCTGGCCCGAAAGCTGCGTGCGCCGATGGTGCTCACGCTCAAGGCCAAGGAGCAGCTCGAGCACGACAACCCCTTCGACGTCGGTCAGTCCGGGCTCATCGGCAACCCCGGTGCCCAGCTGGCGCTGGAGACCTGCGACCTGCTCCTCATGCTCGGCACCGACTTCCCCTACCGCGACTGGTACCCGACCGGGGTCACGGTCGTCCAGGTGGACGACACCGGGAGCCACCTCGGCCGGCGCACGCCGGTGGACTGCGCCCTCGTCGGGGACGCGGCGGCCACCGCCAAGGTGCTGTCCGGGGCGGTCAAGGCCAAGGGCAAGAAGGCGGGCAAGCACCTGTCCCGGGCCCGGACGGTCTACGAGGAGTGGCTGGAGGGTCAGCAGCGGCTCGCGCGCCCCGACTACGACAGCAAGCGCTTCGGCATCCTGCGCAAGAAGGTGGACAACCCGGACGACCAGATCCGGCCCGAGCAGGTCGCGGCCGCGGTCGACGCGCACGCCGCCGCCGACGCGGTCTACACCTCCGACACCGGTATGTCGACGGTGTGGCTCTCCCGGCTGGTCCGCCTCCGCGCCGAGCAGCGGCTCATCGGGTCCTACAACCTGGGGTCGATGGCCAACGCGATGCCGCAGGCCTTGGGCGCGCAGACGCTCTACCCCGGTCGGCAGGTCATCTCCTTCAGCGGCGACGGCGGGCTGACGATGCTGCTCGGCGACCTCATGACCGCCGTGACCTACGAGCTGCCGATCAAGGTCGTGGTGTTCAACAACGGCCGGCTGGGCATGGTCAAGCTGGAGATGGAGCAGGCCGGGCTCGTGGAGTTCGGCACCCGGCTGGACAACCCGGACCTGGCCGCCGTGGCCCGGTCGATGGGCTGGCACGCGGAGCGGGTCGAGAACCCGGCCGACGTGGACGCCGCGGTCGCCTCGGTGCTCGACCACGACGGGCCCGCCCTGCTCGACGCCGTGACCAACCCGCAGGAGATCGCGGTGCCGGGCAAGCCGTCGGTGGACCAGGCCTGGGGCTTCGCGATCGCCAAGATCAAGGAGACGCTGGTCTCGGACGGCTGA
- a CDS encoding FMN-binding glutamate synthase family protein: MSEGRALGRAGTALAATGAAVAALAARDLLQRKHSILRNYPVIGHARYALEAIRPEIQQYFIERNYDGRPFDRDTRTMIYQRAKGLTSEEAFGTERDIMQAGYDHLLHTANPLEPMSDPPRVRLGGPDCTRPYDIALLNVSSMSFGALSGNAIMAMNYGARHGGFAQETGEGGLSKYHLAHGADIIWEFGSGYFGCRTEDGGFDADTFAEKAAKPEVKGILIKLSQGAKPGIGGVLPGSKVTAEIASARDVPEREDCVSPAAHSAFSTPIELMQFVRRLRELSDGKPIGFKMCVGDRVEVLAMCKAMIQTGITPDWITVDGAEGGTGAAPLEFVDHVGTPLTEGLVVVHNALVGTGLRDKVRIGCAGKISGGNDIVRRIALGADFCNSARAMMMATGCIQAQTCNTNTCPVGVATQDPRRARAVVVSDKGPRVQRYQEATVKSAMRLLASMGLKSFSDLGPQHVVRRIDPARSMTYEELFTWLEEGELLEGSEDEIWARDFERADPEHFRSPTHRPHRHSGAGTSTGTAARPHQGGTIA; this comes from the coding sequence ATGAGCGAGGGACGAGCCCTGGGTCGGGCGGGCACGGCGCTGGCCGCCACCGGGGCGGCCGTCGCGGCGCTCGCCGCGCGCGACCTGCTGCAGCGCAAGCACTCCATCCTGCGCAACTACCCGGTCATCGGGCACGCCCGCTACGCCCTGGAGGCGATCCGTCCGGAGATCCAGCAGTACTTCATCGAGCGGAACTACGACGGGCGCCCCTTCGACCGGGACACCCGGACGATGATCTACCAGCGGGCCAAGGGCCTGACCAGCGAGGAGGCCTTCGGCACCGAGCGGGACATCATGCAGGCGGGCTACGACCACCTGCTGCACACGGCCAACCCGCTGGAGCCGATGTCGGACCCTCCGCGGGTGCGCCTGGGCGGGCCGGACTGCACGCGGCCCTACGACATCGCTCTTCTCAACGTCTCCTCGATGAGCTTCGGCGCCCTGTCCGGCAACGCCATCATGGCGATGAACTACGGCGCGCGGCACGGCGGCTTCGCGCAGGAGACCGGTGAGGGCGGCCTGAGCAAGTACCACCTGGCGCACGGCGCCGACATCATCTGGGAGTTCGGGTCCGGCTACTTCGGCTGCCGCACCGAGGACGGCGGCTTCGACGCCGACACCTTCGCCGAGAAGGCCGCCAAGCCCGAGGTCAAGGGAATCCTCATCAAGCTGAGCCAGGGTGCCAAGCCGGGCATCGGCGGCGTGCTGCCGGGGTCCAAGGTCACGGCGGAGATCGCCAGCGCCCGCGACGTGCCGGAGAGGGAGGACTGCGTCAGCCCCGCGGCGCACTCCGCCTTCTCCACGCCGATCGAGCTCATGCAGTTCGTCCGGCGGCTGCGCGAGCTCTCCGACGGCAAGCCCATCGGGTTCAAGATGTGCGTCGGCGACCGGGTGGAGGTGCTGGCGATGTGCAAGGCCATGATCCAGACCGGCATCACCCCCGACTGGATCACCGTCGACGGCGCCGAGGGCGGCACCGGCGCCGCCCCGCTGGAGTTCGTGGACCACGTCGGGACGCCGCTGACCGAGGGTCTGGTCGTCGTGCACAACGCCCTGGTCGGCACCGGACTGCGGGACAAGGTGCGCATCGGCTGCGCGGGCAAGATCAGCGGCGGCAACGACATCGTCCGCCGGATCGCCCTGGGCGCGGACTTCTGCAACTCGGCGCGGGCGATGATGATGGCGACCGGCTGCATCCAGGCGCAGACGTGCAACACCAACACCTGCCCGGTCGGGGTCGCGACGCAGGACCCCCGGCGGGCGCGCGCCGTCGTGGTGTCGGACAAGGGCCCGCGGGTGCAGCGCTACCAGGAGGCCACGGTCAAGTCGGCGATGCGGCTGCTGGCCTCGATGGGTCTGAAGTCCTTCTCCGACCTCGGCCCGCAGCACGTGGTCCGGCGCATCGACCCCGCCCGGTCGATGACCTACGAGGAGCTCTTCACCTGGCTCGAGGAGGGTGAGCTGCTCGAGGGCAGCGAGGACGAGATCTGGGCCCGCGACTTCGAGCGCGCCGACCCCGAGCACTTCCGCTCGCCGACGCACCGACCCCACCGGCACAGCGGTGCCGGGACCAGCACCGGGACCGCGGCACGGCCGCACCAAGGAGGAACCATCGCATGA
- a CDS encoding diacylglycerol/lipid kinase family protein yields MTDEAGDATGDVLVLSNSGAGSAEGDVVAQVCRELESCSSRRLDHRTPGSEEEYAAAVASAVGRDVVVLGGDGSIHRFLKSVHDQDLLGRIGPVGVVPLGTGNDLARGAGIPLDAREAARVALTGSTLERGLVVDDTGAVVVNVVHAGVAAEATAHAGDVKGVLGKAAYAWGALRAGLTSKGWHLHVTVDGEGTADDDRPEFMVTLALGTSVGGGTPVAPHARPNDGQVEVLVAHGVSPRARVGFALDLRKGRHTRREDVTLTSGREIVVEAVADEDAFRVNTDGEVEQERVTRRSWRLLDQGWTLRVPTSS; encoded by the coding sequence ATGACCGACGAGGCGGGCGACGCGACCGGCGACGTCCTCGTGCTGTCCAACTCCGGCGCGGGCAGCGCCGAGGGGGACGTCGTCGCGCAGGTCTGCCGCGAGCTGGAGTCCTGCTCCTCGCGCCGGCTCGACCACCGGACGCCGGGGTCGGAGGAGGAGTATGCCGCCGCCGTCGCCTCGGCGGTGGGCCGCGACGTCGTGGTCCTTGGCGGCGACGGGTCGATCCACCGCTTCCTGAAGTCAGTGCACGACCAGGACCTCCTGGGACGCATCGGCCCGGTGGGGGTGGTGCCGCTCGGCACCGGCAACGACCTGGCGCGGGGTGCGGGCATACCGCTGGACGCGCGCGAGGCGGCGCGGGTGGCGCTCACGGGCAGCACGCTCGAGCGCGGCCTCGTGGTCGACGACACCGGTGCGGTGGTCGTCAACGTCGTGCACGCCGGGGTCGCCGCGGAGGCGACCGCCCACGCCGGTGACGTCAAGGGCGTGCTCGGCAAGGCGGCCTACGCCTGGGGTGCGCTGCGGGCGGGCCTCACCAGCAAGGGGTGGCACCTGCACGTCACGGTCGACGGGGAGGGCACCGCGGACGACGACCGTCCCGAGTTCATGGTCACGCTCGCGCTCGGGACCTCGGTCGGCGGCGGGACCCCTGTCGCCCCACACGCTCGGCCGAACGACGGCCAGGTGGAGGTGCTCGTGGCCCACGGCGTCTCGCCCCGCGCACGGGTGGGCTTCGCGCTGGACCTGCGCAAGGGCAGGCATACCCGGCGGGAGGACGTCACGCTCACCTCCGGACGGGAGATCGTCGTGGAGGCGGTCGCCGACGAGGACGCCTTCCGGGTCAACACCGACGGCGAGGTCGAGCAGGAGCGGGTGACGCGGCGCTCCTGGCGGCTGCTGGACCAGGGGTGGACGCTGCGGGTGCCGACCTCGTCGTGA
- a CDS encoding amidohydrolase, translated as MPETTTILDEHPDLRASLHDLYRHLHSHPELSMQEEATASLIEERMSDLGYEVFRCGGTGVVATLRNGEGPVVGFRADTDALPVEEDTGLDYASTARGTLPDGSDVPVMHACGHDMHVTAAIGAATLLAGDRDAWSGTVVFLFQPGEETAQGAAAMLADGLWDRAERPEVIYGQHVWPGVTGTIDLTPGPAMTYSDAWRVTVRGRGGHGSQPESTIDPVVLAAHMIVRIQSLKSREVAAQKAAVITVATIHAGLKENIIPATAEFTINMRNLDADVRDHLLAGLRRVILAEAMASDAPEPEIEEIYTFPLLVNDEDETATVLEVLRGALGEEEVHEIPAVMGSEDFGALPDAIEVPGVYWFFGGLTREEVEGEGPTVTNHSPHFGPQLEPTLGVGVTAAHAVLTARLAPRA; from the coding sequence ATGCCCGAGACCACGACGATCCTGGACGAGCACCCCGACCTGCGCGCGTCGCTGCACGACCTCTACCGGCATCTGCACAGCCACCCCGAGCTGTCGATGCAGGAGGAGGCGACCGCCTCGCTCATCGAGGAGCGGATGAGCGACCTGGGCTACGAGGTCTTCCGCTGCGGCGGGACCGGTGTGGTCGCGACCCTGCGCAACGGCGAGGGCCCGGTCGTCGGCTTCCGGGCCGACACCGACGCCCTCCCGGTGGAGGAGGACACCGGCCTGGACTACGCCTCGACGGCCCGCGGCACCCTCCCGGACGGCAGCGACGTCCCGGTGATGCACGCGTGCGGTCACGACATGCACGTCACCGCCGCGATCGGCGCGGCGACCCTCCTGGCGGGGGACCGGGACGCGTGGTCAGGCACCGTGGTCTTCCTCTTCCAGCCCGGGGAGGAGACGGCGCAGGGCGCCGCGGCCATGCTGGCGGACGGGCTGTGGGACCGCGCGGAGCGACCCGAGGTGATCTACGGCCAGCACGTGTGGCCCGGGGTCACCGGCACGATCGACCTCACACCCGGCCCGGCGATGACCTACTCCGACGCCTGGAGGGTGACGGTCAGGGGCCGGGGCGGGCACGGCTCGCAGCCCGAGTCGACCATCGACCCGGTGGTGCTCGCCGCGCACATGATCGTACGGATCCAGAGCCTCAAGAGCCGTGAGGTCGCGGCGCAGAAGGCCGCCGTCATCACCGTCGCCACCATCCATGCCGGGCTCAAGGAGAACATCATCCCGGCGACGGCGGAGTTCACGATCAACATGCGCAACCTCGACGCCGACGTCCGCGACCACCTGCTCGCCGGGCTGCGCCGGGTCATCCTCGCCGAGGCGATGGCCTCGGACGCGCCGGAGCCGGAGATCGAGGAGATCTACACCTTCCCGCTCCTCGTCAACGACGAGGACGAGACGGCCACGGTGCTCGAGGTGCTGCGCGGGGCCCTCGGCGAGGAGGAGGTCCACGAGATCCCTGCCGTCATGGGCAGCGAGGACTTCGGTGCCCTCCCGGACGCGATCGAGGTCCCCGGCGTCTACTGGTTCTTCGGTGGCCTGACCCGCGAGGAGGTCGAGGGCGAGGGTCCGACGGTCACCAACCACTCGCCCCACTTCGGGCCGCAGCTCGAGCCGACGCTGGGCGTGGGCGTGACCGCGGCCCACGCCGTGCTCACCGCACGTCTCGCGCCCCGCGCATGA
- a CDS encoding M20/M25/M40 family metallo-hydrolase has translation MPTTHAAAVRDLVTARLDEVLDDLALLVALETPSHRRDLLQAALPRIEAYLVQRLGEPERRVQHDGGEHGDVLDLVWAGSGIEGEVVSLAHYDTVWPEGTLADWPLRRDGDVLTGPGVLDMKVGIVQTVWALLALRELGAPHPDLRLVLTADEEIGSRAGRPHLEAAARDALATLITEPSAEGAVKTRRKGMVFADLTVHGVESHAGLDPDAGASAVHELARLVPAVVALADRERQTTVNVGTISGGTGRNVVAGRATCAVDIRIQDPAEEDRVVAALEALRPTDERCRLEVAIDRNRPPMNPGEHTDRLLGLARAAGADLGVEVDDVAVGGASDGNFVAGLGLPVLDGLGGIGAGPHARHEHVLVSGIPRQTALLAGLVEQLGR, from the coding sequence ATGCCGACCACCCACGCGGCCGCCGTCCGGGACCTCGTCACCGCCCGCCTCGACGAGGTGCTCGACGACCTCGCCCTCCTCGTGGCGCTGGAGACGCCGAGCCACCGCCGCGACCTGCTGCAGGCCGCGCTGCCGCGGATCGAGGCCTACCTCGTGCAGCGGCTGGGCGAGCCGGAGCGGCGCGTGCAGCACGACGGAGGGGAGCACGGCGACGTGCTCGACCTGGTCTGGGCGGGCTCGGGGATCGAGGGCGAGGTGGTGTCGCTGGCGCACTACGACACGGTGTGGCCCGAGGGGACCCTCGCCGACTGGCCGCTGCGCCGGGACGGCGACGTGCTCACCGGGCCGGGCGTGCTGGACATGAAGGTGGGCATCGTCCAGACGGTGTGGGCGCTGCTGGCGCTGCGCGAGCTCGGCGCGCCGCACCCGGACCTGCGGCTCGTGCTCACCGCGGACGAGGAGATCGGCTCCCGCGCCGGGCGCCCGCACCTGGAGGCGGCGGCGCGGGACGCGCTCGCCACCCTCATCACCGAGCCGAGCGCCGAGGGGGCGGTGAAGACGCGGCGCAAGGGGATGGTCTTCGCCGACCTCACCGTGCACGGCGTGGAGTCGCACGCGGGCCTGGACCCGGACGCCGGCGCCAGCGCGGTGCACGAGCTCGCCCGGCTGGTGCCCGCGGTCGTCGCGCTCGCCGACCGGGAGAGGCAGACCACGGTCAACGTCGGCACCATCTCAGGCGGGACCGGGCGCAACGTCGTCGCCGGACGGGCCACCTGCGCGGTCGACATCCGCATCCAGGACCCGGCCGAGGAGGACCGGGTCGTCGCCGCGCTGGAGGCGCTGCGGCCCACCGACGAGCGCTGCCGGCTCGAGGTGGCGATCGACCGCAACCGTCCCCCGATGAACCCCGGCGAGCACACCGACCGGCTGCTCGGGCTGGCTCGTGCGGCCGGCGCGGACCTGGGGGTCGAGGTGGACGACGTCGCGGTCGGGGGCGCCAGCGACGGAAACTTCGTCGCGGGCCTGGGGCTGCCGGTGCTCGACGGCCTCGGCGGGATCGGCGCCGGCCCGCACGCCCGGCACGAGCACGTGCTCGTGAGCGGCATACCCCGTCAGACCGCGCTCCTGGCCGGCCTCGTCGAGCAGCTGGGCCGCTGA
- a CDS encoding PPOX class F420-dependent oxidoreductase: MPRSMATNTDVDLQGLLDFVRDRHNLVLITSRKDGRPQASPVSGGVDEEGRIVISTYPERAKTHNARRDADVSVLVTSDEFDDAWVQVDGTCEVLDGEEAIEPLVDYFRSISGEHPDWEEYRQAMRDQGKSLLRITPSRWSPIATGGFPPRLADD, from the coding sequence ATGCCTCGCTCCATGGCCACGAACACCGACGTCGACCTGCAGGGCCTGCTGGACTTCGTCCGGGACCGCCACAACCTGGTGCTCATCACCAGCCGCAAGGACGGACGTCCGCAGGCCTCGCCCGTCAGCGGCGGCGTCGACGAGGAGGGCCGGATCGTCATCTCGACCTACCCCGAGCGCGCCAAGACGCACAACGCGCGGCGCGACGCCGACGTGAGCGTGCTCGTGACCTCCGACGAGTTCGACGACGCCTGGGTCCAGGTCGACGGGACCTGCGAGGTGCTGGACGGCGAGGAGGCGATCGAGCCCCTGGTCGACTACTTCCGGAGCATCTCCGGCGAGCACCCGGACTGGGAGGAGTACCGCCAGGCGATGCGGGACCAGGGCAAGTCCCTGCTGCGCATCACCCCGAGCCGGTGGTCCCCGATCGCGACCGGCGGCTTCCCCCCTCGCCTCGCCGACGACTGA
- a CDS encoding cryptochrome/photolyase family protein, which yields MSGGRTHVRLVYPHQLHAEQLRVPDGTVLVVVEDDLLYRQYPFHAHKLVLHRAATRRFVDRAREQGLDVEVVESSPDRSSGRGLVELVEKFSPGRVSVLDVADDWLGRHCRDQLREGGYELRAEDVLDTPAFLTTREQIREHFASGGARMQHFYSWQRRRLDVLMDGDQPVGGRWSFDPENRKKLPAGHPVPDPALGPARRHTRVTEAIDWVGEHFPDAPGDPETFCWATSPGEADAALRRFLDERFTQFGPYEDAISAEHPVIFHAALTPALNCGLVDPDQVLERALAAADEHDVDLPSLEGFVRQLIGWREYMRATYRLWGRRMRTSNVLEHGRGLDESWWTGETGLEPVDLVIRRVLERGWAHHIERLMVLGNALCLLRVHPDEVYRWFMSLFVDAYDWVMVPNVYAMSQFAAGEAITTKPYVSGSNYLKKMSDLGPGDWREAWDGLYWTFVEDHRSVFEANSRSNFAVRTWDGMAQDKQQSHRDAAAPWLGR from the coding sequence GTGAGCGGCGGCCGGACCCACGTGCGGCTGGTCTACCCGCACCAGCTGCACGCGGAGCAGCTGCGCGTGCCCGACGGGACGGTGCTCGTCGTCGTCGAGGACGACCTGCTCTACCGGCAGTACCCGTTCCACGCGCACAAGCTCGTGCTGCACCGGGCGGCGACCCGCCGCTTCGTCGACCGCGCCCGGGAGCAGGGGCTGGACGTCGAGGTCGTCGAGAGCTCGCCGGACCGGTCCAGCGGCCGGGGCCTGGTGGAGCTCGTGGAGAAGTTCTCGCCCGGCCGGGTGAGCGTGCTGGACGTGGCGGACGACTGGCTCGGGCGGCACTGCCGCGACCAGCTGCGTGAGGGCGGCTACGAGCTGCGCGCGGAGGACGTGCTCGACACCCCGGCCTTCCTCACGACCCGGGAGCAGATCCGCGAGCACTTCGCCTCCGGCGGGGCCCGCATGCAGCACTTCTACTCCTGGCAGCGCCGGCGGCTGGACGTGCTCATGGACGGCGACCAGCCGGTGGGCGGCCGCTGGTCCTTCGACCCGGAGAACCGCAAGAAGCTGCCCGCCGGGCACCCCGTGCCGGACCCTGCGCTCGGACCGGCGCGACGGCATACCCGGGTCACCGAGGCGATCGACTGGGTGGGGGAGCACTTCCCCGACGCCCCGGGCGACCCGGAGACGTTCTGCTGGGCCACGTCACCGGGCGAGGCGGACGCGGCGCTGCGCCGGTTCCTCGACGAGCGGTTCACCCAGTTCGGTCCCTACGAGGACGCGATCAGCGCCGAGCACCCGGTGATCTTCCACGCGGCGCTCACCCCGGCGCTCAACTGCGGCCTCGTCGACCCCGACCAGGTGCTCGAGCGTGCGCTCGCCGCGGCGGACGAGCACGACGTCGACCTGCCGAGCCTGGAGGGCTTCGTGCGCCAGCTCATCGGGTGGCGGGAGTACATGCGGGCGACCTACCGGCTGTGGGGGCGGCGGATGCGCACGAGCAACGTGCTGGAGCACGGGCGGGGGCTGGACGAGTCGTGGTGGACCGGCGAGACCGGTCTGGAGCCGGTGGACCTCGTCATCCGGCGGGTGCTGGAGCGCGGCTGGGCACACCACATCGAGCGGCTCATGGTGCTCGGCAACGCCCTGTGCCTGCTGCGGGTGCACCCGGACGAGGTCTACCGCTGGTTCATGTCGCTCTTCGTGGACGCCTACGACTGGGTGATGGTGCCCAACGTGTATGCCATGAGCCAGTTCGCGGCCGGCGAGGCCATCACCACCAAGCCCTACGTCTCGGGCAGCAACTACCTGAAGAAGATGTCGGACCTCGGGCCGGGGGACTGGCGGGAGGCCTGGGACGGGCTCTACTGGACCTTCGTCGAGGACCACCGCTCGGTCTTCGAGGCCAACAGCCGCTCGAACTTCGCCGTGCGCACCTGGGACGGGATGGCGCAGGACAAGCAGCAGTCGCACCGGGACGCCGCCGCGCCCTGGCTGGGCCGCTAG
- a CDS encoding 2'-5' RNA ligase family protein — protein sequence MSRAHALELVLTAEDDVRVRARWQALEQGGIASLARHHGRTHRPHLTVASSHVAPGKDVLRVAHEVWAPLLPLSLPVDGLVLLGGRRLSVADLVAAPLAARVAQARVTDAWDDADERPWIPHVTLATLLTVAQAGEALEVLAAAAEREEDARRPDTLTVRGLRWWDPEHEVVARVAGAAA from the coding sequence GTGAGCCGGGCGCACGCCCTGGAGCTGGTGCTGACCGCGGAGGACGACGTGCGGGTGCGTGCCCGCTGGCAGGCGCTGGAGCAGGGCGGGATCGCCTCCCTCGCGCGGCACCACGGACGCACCCACCGGCCGCACCTGACCGTCGCGAGCTCGCACGTCGCCCCGGGCAAGGACGTGCTGCGGGTCGCGCACGAGGTCTGGGCGCCGCTGCTGCCGCTGTCCCTGCCGGTCGACGGCCTGGTGCTGCTCGGCGGCCGCAGGTTGAGCGTCGCGGACCTCGTCGCCGCGCCGCTGGCGGCGCGGGTCGCCCAGGCCCGCGTCACCGACGCCTGGGACGACGCGGACGAGCGGCCCTGGATCCCGCACGTCACCCTCGCGACGCTCCTGACCGTCGCGCAGGCCGGGGAGGCGCTGGAGGTGCTCGCCGCGGCCGCGGAACGGGAGGAGGACGCGCGGCGACCGGACACCCTGACGGTCCGCGGCCTGCGCTGGTGGGACCCCGAGCACGAGGTGGTCGCGCGCGTGGCGGGGGCGGCGGCGTGA